GTTGCTCATCACCTTCAGCGAAAGAAACGATTCCTTCTCTAGCACTTTGAGTAATAATTTCTACAGCATTATATAAATATAATTTAGCCATAGCAATTTGCTCTTTTTGTGCATCTTCACCAAAACGCTTAACGTTTTTCTCAGTTCTTAAGATACCAGATTCTGCCATGTAAATCTCGATTAAGATGTTAGAAGCAGCAGTTAATAACTGTTGGTGCTTTTCTAAATCTGGACCGAACTTTTGTAATGCAGCTCCAGCAACCATTAAGAATACTTTCTTTAATCTTCCAATAAGATCTTTTTCTTCAGAGAATAACTCAGAAAAATCAGGAACATCAAAAGAAGGAATACCCATTAATTCATTTCCAACAGCAGTTGCTGGTCCTAATAAATCAACATGACCTTTCATTGCTTTCTTAACTAACATTCCTACAGAAAGTAATCTGTTAATTTCGTTAGTACCTTCATAGATACGAGCGATACGAGCATCTCTCCATGCAGCCTCCATTGGAGTTTCCTCAGAGAATCCCATACCACCAAAGATTTGGATCCCTTCGTCAGCACAGTTTTGAATATCTTCAGAAACAGCAACCTTTAAGATTGAACATTCGATTGCATATTCTTCAACTCCTTTTAATTCAGCTTCTTGATGTGTATTTCCTTCAGATTCACGGATAGCGATTCTATCTTCAATGTTTTTAGCAGCTCTATAAGAAGCAGACTCACCAACATATGCGCTAGTTGCCATTTCAGCTAACTTAGATTTGATAGCACCAAACTCGCCGATTGGAGTTTTAAATTGCTTACGCTCGTTAGCATATTTTACAGCATCAGTAATTACTCTTCTTTGAGAATCTAAACAGGCAGCAGCTAATTTGATACGACCAACGTTTAATGCGTTCATTGCGATTTTAAATCCACCACCACGCTCAGATAACATGTTTTCAACTGGAATTAAAGTATCATTAAAAAATACTTGACGCGTAGAAGAAGCTCTAATACCTAATTTGTGCTCTTCTTCACCTAAAGTTACTCCGTTAGGATTGTCTTTATCGTATTCTAAGATAAATCCAGTAATGTTTTTATCATCTTCGATACGAGCAAAAACGATGAAAATCTCAGCAAACCCTGCATTTGAGATCCACATTTTTTGTCCGTTAATTTTATAATGTTTACCATCCTCAGTTAACTCAGCAGTAGTTTTACCAGAGTTAGCATCAGATCCTGCACCCGGCTCAGTTAAACAATAAGCTCCAAATCTTTCACCCATTGCTAAAGCTGGTACATATTTTTGCTTTTGCTCTTCAGTACCGTATAATGTAATTGGCATAGTACCAATTCCTGTATGCGCACCAAAAGCAGTACTAAATGAACCTGTTCCACTAGAAATGTAATCACATACTAACATTGTAGAAACAAATCCCATACCTAATCCTCCGTAAGTATCAGGTACTGCAACACCTAAGAAACCTAATTCACCTGCTTTACGCATAGTTTCTTCAGTTAATGCATAATCTTTAGCCTCGAAACGAGTTTTATGAGGAATAATTTCACGATCGTTAAATTCGATAACCGCGTCTCTCATCATTGTTTGCTCCTCAGTAAAATCTTCAGGAGTAAATATATCTTCGCAATTAGTTTCTTTTACTAAGAATTGTCCTCCTCGTAAAATGTCTTTATTTAATGTTTCAGCCATCTTTTTGTATTATAATTTTTTGTTACGTTAGTTTAAGAATTCAAAAATACCAGCAGCACCCTGTCCAGTACCTACACACATAGTTACCATTCCGTATTTATTCTTCATTTCACGCTTACGCATTTCGTCGAATAATTGAACAGATAACTTCGCTCCTGTACATCCTAACGGATGACCTAAAGCAATAGCTCCACCATTTACGTTGATTATATCTGGATTTAATCCTAATTCTCTGATTACAGCTAATGATTGAGAAGCAAATGCTTCATTTAACTCAATTAAGTCAATATCGTTTTGTTGTAAACCAGCTTGTTTTAATGCCTTTGGAATAGCAGCAACAGGTCCGATTCCCATAATTCTAGGAGGAACACCAGCAGCAGCATAACTTACCATACGAGCAATTGGTTCAAGATTTAATTCTTTCACCATATCTTCACTCATTACCATTACGAAAGCAGCTCCATCACTTGTTTGAGATGAGTTACCAGCAGTAACAGATCCGTTAGCAGCAAATACTGGACGTAATCTTTGTAAACCTTCGATAGTAGAACCTTTACGAGGACCTTCATCTTTAGTTACAGTAAATTTACGTGTTGCTTTTTTTCCTTTACCATCGATGTATGTTTCTTCTACTTCGATAGGAACGATTTGATCTTGAAAACGATCTTCAGATTGTGCTTTTAGTGCTTTTAAGTGAGAATTTAAAGCAAATTCATCTTGATCTTCACGAGAAATTTTATACTCTTGAGCTACAGCTTCAGCAGTATTTCCCATTCCCCAATAATAATCTTCGTGACCAGCGTTCACAATATTATAGTTTAGTTCAGGTTTAAAACCAGTCATCGGTACAGAAGTCATACTTTCAGCACCACCAGCAATAATACACTCAGCCATTCCTGATTGAATCTTTGCTACAGCCATACCAATCGTTTCTAATCCTGAAGAACAAAAACGGTTTACTGTAACACCCGGTACATCAACAGAATTTAATCCTATTAATGAAATAATACGAGCCATGTTTAATCCTTGAGATCCTTCTGGCATAGCATTTCCCACAATTACATCATCAATACGTTTTACGTCAAACTCAGGAAGTTTTCCCATCATGTATTGAATTGTCTCAGCAGCTAATTCATCTGCTCTCTTAAATCTAAAACCACCTCTTTTTGATTTTCCTACGGCAGTTCTATATCCTTTTACTATATATGCTGTTTTCATATTCTTTTAGTATTGAGTATTGAGTTTTTAGTATTGAGTTTATAGTTTCTGCTGAAAAGCATAATTCATTTTTTGTATTTCAATACACAACTCAATAATAGGTTGTACTTTGTCTTTATTAATTAAGTTTAATTCAATTATTAATATCAATTGCGTTTGTAATTCATAACTAGAACCATTAGCAATACTTAAAAAATGTTTAAACTCATTTTGTGAATTTCTACCAGCGCCTTCTGCTATATTAGAAGGTATAGAAATAGCACATCTTTTTATCTGAGATGTTAGTCCGAATTTTTCATCAATTGGTAATTCTGAAACAAGTAGATATATAGCTTTTGTTAACTCTATTGACTTTTGCCATATTTTTAAATTTTCTACTTTATGCATTTCTAACTACTTAATACTAATATCTCAATACTAATCGTAACTTTAGTTACGAAGAGGTTTACCAGTTTTTAACATGTGCTGAATACGCTCTAATGTTTTACGTTCTGTAGTTAGACTTAAGAACGCTTCACGCTCGATGTCTAATAAATACTGTTCAGAAACTTTTGTTGGTTCTGATAAATCTCCACCAGCCATAACATAAGCCAGTTTGTTTGCAATCTTTTGATCGTGTTCTGAAATGAATCTACTTGCTTGCATAGAATCAGTAGCTACCATAAATGCACCTAATGCTTGTTTACCAAGAACTAATACATCGTTACGGTGTACTGGTTGTGTATAACCTGCATCAGCTAGTAATAATGCATGTTTCTTAGCTTCAGCAATTTGACGATCTCTGTTTACAACCACAACATCTTTTCCTTGTTGTAATAAACCTAAATCAAAAGCTTCGTAAGCAGAAGTAGATACCTTAGCCATACCAATAGTTAAGAAATACTCTTGAAGAACATTTAACTGAACATCTCCTTTACGGAATGTATCAGAAGCTCTTAAAGCCATTTCCTTAGAACCACCACCACCAGGAATAACTCCAACACCGAATTCAACTAATCCCATGTATGTTTCAGCAGCAGCAACAACTTTGTCAGCATGTAATGATAATTCACATCCTCCACCTAAAGCCATTCCATGAGGAGCAGCGATAACAGGAATAGATGAATAACGCATACGCGTCATCGTATCTTGGAAATACTTAATAGCCATGTTTAACTCATCGTACTCTTGCTCAACAGCCATCATAAAGATCATTCCGATGTTTGCACCTACAGAGAAGTTTGCTCCTTGGTTACCAACAACTAATCCTTCGAAGTCTTTTTCAGCTAAATCAACAGCTTTGTTTAATCCAGCTAAAACATCACCACCGATTGTATTCATTTTAGATTGGAATTCACAGTTTAAGATACCGTCTCCTAAATCTTCAATAACAACTCCAGAGTTTTTGAATACTTCTTTAGATTTTCTAATGTTATCTAAGATGATAAATGCGTCTTGACCAGGTTTTTTAACCTGAGCTTTTTCATTTACATCATAATAATAAGTAGCTCCGTCTTTTACAGTGTAGAAAGCAGTTTCTCCTTTTGCTACCATTTCAGTAACCCAAGCAGCAGGTTCTTTTCCTTCAGCTTTCATTAATTCGATACCTTTCTCAACTCCAACAGCATCCCAAATTTCGAATGGTCCATTTTCCCAACCGAAACCAGCTTTCATGGCATCATCAATTCTATATAATTCGTCAGAAATTTCTGGAATTCTATTCTGAACATAAGCAAACATTGCAGCAAAGTTCTTACGGTAGAATTCTCCAGCTTTATCTTTACCACCAACTAATACTTTAAAACGATCAATTGGCTTGTCTATAGTTTTAGTTAATTCAAGAGTAGCAAACTTAGCACGCTTTTTAGAACGATATTCCATCGTGTCTAAATCAAGTGTTAAGATTTCTTTCTTTCCTTCAGCATTTACCGACTTCTTATAGAAACCTTGTTTTGTTTTACTACCTAACCATTTGTTTTCCATCATTGTATTGATGAAATCTGGTAATTTAAATAAGTCGTGAGCTTCGTCGTCTGGACAATTATCATAAATTCCATTAGCTACATGTACTAATGTATCCAAACCTACAACATCTACAGTACGGAAAGTAGCTGATTTAGGACGACCAATTACTGGTCCAGTTAATTTATCAACTTCTTCAACTGTTAAACCTAATTCTTTTACTTGGTGGAATAACGATTGGATTCCAAAAATACCAATACGGTTTCCAATAAAAGCAGGAGTATCTTTAGCTAATACAGAAGTTTTTCCTAAGAACTTATCTCCGTATTCCATTAAGAAGTCAGTAACTTCTTGCTTACAGTCTGGTCCAGGAACAACTTCGAATAATTTTAAGTAACGAGGTGGATTAAAGAAGTGAGTTACAGCAAAATGTTTTCTGAAGTCTTCGCTTCTTCCTTCATTCATAAATTTGATAGGAATACCAGAAGTATTAGAAGAAATAATAGTACCAGGAGTACGATATTTTTCTACTTTTTCAAAAACACTTTGTTTAATATCTAAACGTTCAACAACAACTTCCATTACCCAATCAACATCTTTAATTAGGTGTAAATCATCATCAATATTACCTGTAGTAATTCTATCAGCAAACTTTTTGTTGTAGATAGGGGACGGTTTAGATTTTAAAGAAGCCGTTAAAGCATCGTTTACTAAACGATTACGAACAACTTTGTCTTCTAGAGTTAATCCTTTTGCTTTCTCTTTGTCTGTTAGTTCTCTTGGTACTATGTCCAAAAGTAATACATCAACACCGATGTTAGCAAAGTGACAAGCGATACCAGATCCCATAATACCTGATCCAATAATCGCTACCTTTTTAATTCTTCTTTTGCTCATTACTTATATAGGTTTGAATTTTTATACAGCTTGAGAAGATATATCTCCGTATATCTTTTTTTCAGCTATAAGCTTGTTTATAATTTCTGTTACTTTAAAAAAACTTTGAATTTCTTTATCTGTTAAACGTTCGCGGACCTTATTATTAAATTGATAAACATGACCTTTAGAAATCTCACGTTTTTCTTTACCAAATTCAGTAAGCTTAATAATTACACTTCTACCATCCTCAGGATTTTTTTCTCTTAAGATTAAACCTTTATCTTCCATAGATTTTAAAATTCTAGAAAGACTTGTTGGTTCCATTCCCATTAAAGGACCCAGTGAAGTAGAAGGAGTTCCGTTCTCGTAATCAATATTTAATAATACAAAAGCCATTGCCATAGTACTATCATGTTTTGATGCTTGTTCATTATACATCTTTGCTACAGCTTGCCATGTAGCTCTTAATTGGTGATCTATTGATTTACTTTTATCCATATAACATTTCAAAGATATAAAAATTTATTATGCATGCATAGTAAATAGAGGAAAAATTATGCATGCATAATAAATTTTAACGA
This genomic stretch from Tenacibaculum jejuense harbors:
- a CDS encoding acyl-CoA dehydrogenase family protein, translated to MAETLNKDILRGGQFLVKETNCEDIFTPEDFTEEQTMMRDAVIEFNDREIIPHKTRFEAKDYALTEETMRKAGELGFLGVAVPDTYGGLGMGFVSTMLVCDYISSGTGSFSTAFGAHTGIGTMPITLYGTEEQKQKYVPALAMGERFGAYCLTEPGAGSDANSGKTTAELTEDGKHYKINGQKMWISNAGFAEIFIVFARIEDDKNITGFILEYDKDNPNGVTLGEEEHKLGIRASSTRQVFFNDTLIPVENMLSERGGGFKIAMNALNVGRIKLAAACLDSQRRVITDAVKYANERKQFKTPIGEFGAIKSKLAEMATSAYVGESASYRAAKNIEDRIAIRESEGNTHQEAELKGVEEYAIECSILKVAVSEDIQNCADEGIQIFGGMGFSEETPMEAAWRDARIARIYEGTNEINRLLSVGMLVKKAMKGHVDLLGPATAVGNELMGIPSFDVPDFSELFSEEKDLIGRLKKVFLMVAGAALQKFGPDLEKHQQLLTAASNILIEIYMAESGILRTEKNVKRFGEDAQKEQIAMAKLYLYNAVEIITQSAREGIVSFAEGDEQRMMLMGLKRFTKYTNYPNVVELRNTIAEKLKAENKYCF
- a CDS encoding acetyl-CoA C-acyltransferase, which translates into the protein MKTAYIVKGYRTAVGKSKRGGFRFKRADELAAETIQYMMGKLPEFDVKRIDDVIVGNAMPEGSQGLNMARIISLIGLNSVDVPGVTVNRFCSSGLETIGMAVAKIQSGMAECIIAGGAESMTSVPMTGFKPELNYNIVNAGHEDYYWGMGNTAEAVAQEYKISREDQDEFALNSHLKALKAQSEDRFQDQIVPIEVEETYIDGKGKKATRKFTVTKDEGPRKGSTIEGLQRLRPVFAANGSVTAGNSSQTSDGAAFVMVMSEDMVKELNLEPIARMVSYAAAGVPPRIMGIGPVAAIPKALKQAGLQQNDIDLIELNEAFASQSLAVIRELGLNPDIINVNGGAIALGHPLGCTGAKLSVQLFDEMRKREMKNKYGMVTMCVGTGQGAAGIFEFLN
- a CDS encoding four helix bundle protein, translating into MHKVENLKIWQKSIELTKAIYLLVSELPIDEKFGLTSQIKRCAISIPSNIAEGAGRNSQNEFKHFLSIANGSSYELQTQLILIIELNLINKDKVQPIIELCIEIQKMNYAFQQKL
- a CDS encoding 3-hydroxyacyl-CoA dehydrogenase/enoyl-CoA hydratase family protein, whose protein sequence is MSKRRIKKVAIIGSGIMGSGIACHFANIGVDVLLLDIVPRELTDKEKAKGLTLEDKVVRNRLVNDALTASLKSKPSPIYNKKFADRITTGNIDDDLHLIKDVDWVMEVVVERLDIKQSVFEKVEKYRTPGTIISSNTSGIPIKFMNEGRSEDFRKHFAVTHFFNPPRYLKLFEVVPGPDCKQEVTDFLMEYGDKFLGKTSVLAKDTPAFIGNRIGIFGIQSLFHQVKELGLTVEEVDKLTGPVIGRPKSATFRTVDVVGLDTLVHVANGIYDNCPDDEAHDLFKLPDFINTMMENKWLGSKTKQGFYKKSVNAEGKKEILTLDLDTMEYRSKKRAKFATLELTKTIDKPIDRFKVLVGGKDKAGEFYRKNFAAMFAYVQNRIPEISDELYRIDDAMKAGFGWENGPFEIWDAVGVEKGIELMKAEGKEPAAWVTEMVAKGETAFYTVKDGATYYYDVNEKAQVKKPGQDAFIILDNIRKSKEVFKNSGVVIEDLGDGILNCEFQSKMNTIGGDVLAGLNKAVDLAEKDFEGLVVGNQGANFSVGANIGMIFMMAVEQEYDELNMAIKYFQDTMTRMRYSSIPVIAAPHGMALGGGCELSLHADKVVAAAETYMGLVEFGVGVIPGGGGSKEMALRASDTFRKGDVQLNVLQEYFLTIGMAKVSTSAYEAFDLGLLQQGKDVVVVNRDRQIAEAKKHALLLADAGYTQPVHRNDVLVLGKQALGAFMVATDSMQASRFISEHDQKIANKLAYVMAGGDLSEPTKVSEQYLLDIEREAFLSLTTERKTLERIQHMLKTGKPLRN
- a CDS encoding MarR family winged helix-turn-helix transcriptional regulator codes for the protein MDKSKSIDHQLRATWQAVAKMYNEQASKHDSTMAMAFVLLNIDYENGTPSTSLGPLMGMEPTSLSRILKSMEDKGLILREKNPEDGRSVIIKLTEFGKEKREISKGHVYQFNNKVRERLTDKEIQSFFKVTEIINKLIAEKKIYGDISSQAV